A single window of Archangium gephyra DNA harbors:
- a CDS encoding type 1 glutamine amidotransferase domain-containing protein codes for MARKTLRGIRVGVLATDGFEQVELTIPVKALRKRGAQVDIISLHKGSIRGMNLMWPGKKVRVDETVHNVRPTDFDALLIPGGFVNPDKLRQSEEVLDFVREFDRHGRPIATLCHGPWVLVSAGLASGRKLASWPGIKDDLRNAGAQWMDEPGVRDDRWFSSRSPLDMRQFIKGMVTLFEEHAPRNHPVEKRSHWGRWLVAALLGWVAIRPARAALAR; via the coding sequence ATGGCGAGGAAGACGTTGAGGGGCATCCGGGTGGGCGTGCTGGCCACGGATGGGTTCGAGCAGGTGGAGCTCACCATTCCGGTGAAGGCGCTGCGCAAGCGGGGCGCCCAGGTGGACATCATCTCCCTTCACAAGGGAAGCATCCGGGGCATGAACCTGATGTGGCCGGGCAAGAAGGTCCGCGTGGACGAGACGGTGCACAACGTCCGGCCCACCGACTTCGACGCGCTGCTCATCCCCGGTGGCTTCGTCAATCCGGACAAGCTCCGCCAGAGCGAGGAGGTGCTCGACTTCGTCCGCGAGTTCGACCGCCATGGCCGGCCCATCGCCACACTCTGTCATGGCCCCTGGGTGCTCGTATCCGCGGGCCTGGCCAGTGGACGCAAGCTGGCCTCGTGGCCCGGTATCAAGGACGACCTCCGCAACGCGGGCGCCCAGTGGATGGATGAGCCCGGCGTCCGCGACGACCGCTGGTTCTCCAGCCGCAGTCCCCTCGACATGCGCCAGTTCATCAAGGGCATGGTGACGCTCTTCGAAGAGCACGCCCCGCGCAACCACCCCGTGGAGAAGCGCTCGCACTGGGGCCGCTGGCTGGTCGCCGCCCTGCTGGGATGGGTGGCCATCCGCCCGGCTCGCGCCGCCCTCGCGCGCTAG
- a CDS encoding alpha/beta hydrolase-fold protein yields the protein MMEQRAREEGTPVIDGETATFVWRGRKPVSVAGDFLDWSGEPIPLKEVAPGLWTHTLTLPRDSYVEYAFQDAKGRRVRDPLNERLTSNGFGDFNHYFHMPESRPTPLALRQRGVPRGTVTRHLVETQELCVGSQRAVHLYSPPTSEPCPLVVVFDGPDYLRRAKLPNLVDNLIAQGRIRPIALAMVANGGPARTVEYTCSEATLAFLLDKVLPLARGELSLVDETREPGAHAVLGSSLGGLIALYTGLRAPHVFGHVLSQSGAFSVWKRDFVVFDLARAAPSRPLDVWLDCGHFEALVEGNERMLPVLRASGHRAEYREYHGGHNYSAWRDNVWHGLEWLFGTGGQRRHEG from the coding sequence ATGATGGAGCAGAGGGCCCGCGAGGAAGGCACACCGGTCATCGACGGAGAGACGGCCACGTTCGTGTGGCGCGGGCGCAAGCCCGTGTCCGTGGCGGGAGACTTCCTCGACTGGTCGGGCGAGCCCATCCCCCTGAAGGAGGTGGCGCCCGGCCTGTGGACGCACACGCTGACGCTGCCGCGCGACTCGTATGTGGAGTACGCGTTCCAGGACGCGAAGGGCCGGCGGGTGAGGGATCCGCTCAACGAGCGCCTCACCTCCAACGGCTTCGGGGACTTCAACCACTACTTCCACATGCCCGAGTCGCGGCCCACGCCCCTCGCGCTGCGGCAGCGGGGCGTGCCGCGTGGCACCGTCACCCGCCACCTGGTGGAGACGCAGGAGCTCTGTGTGGGCTCGCAGCGCGCCGTCCACCTCTACTCGCCGCCTACCTCCGAGCCCTGCCCGCTGGTGGTGGTGTTCGACGGGCCGGACTACCTGCGCCGCGCGAAGCTGCCCAACCTGGTGGACAACCTCATCGCCCAGGGCCGCATCCGCCCCATCGCACTGGCCATGGTGGCCAACGGCGGCCCCGCGCGCACCGTCGAGTACACCTGCAGCGAGGCCACCCTGGCCTTCCTGCTGGACAAGGTCCTGCCCCTCGCCCGCGGTGAGCTGAGCCTCGTGGATGAGACGCGTGAGCCCGGTGCTCATGCCGTTCTCGGCTCCTCCCTGGGAGGGCTGATCGCCCTGTACACGGGACTGCGCGCTCCGCATGTCTTCGGCCACGTGCTCTCGCAGTCGGGCGCCTTCAGCGTGTGGAAACGCGACTTCGTGGTGTTCGACCTCGCCCGCGCCGCTCCCTCCCGGCCGCTCGACGTGTGGCTGGACTGCGGCCACTTCGAGGCGCTCGTCGAGGGCAATGAGCGCATGCTCCCCGTGCTCCGCGCCTCCGGGCACCGCGCCGAGTACCGCGAGTACCACGGCGGTCATAACTACTCGGCCTGGCGCGACAACGTGTGGCACGGCCTGGAGTGGTTGTTCGGCACCGGCGGGCAGCGACGCCACGAGGGCTGA
- a CDS encoding anthranilate synthase component I family protein yields MNAQERKAAYRQRAEKGEAVPVSVVLPADLDTPLSAYLKLGGARGFILESCHGGERFGRYSHIGTAPSGRLRLDRTGGTLWRGEQQQRFDGAPLDVLRSVWRDHAVAKLPGEPPFVGGLVGYLGYNCMSWFERHVPDRHTSDTSFPDSEWLLCDEFVTHDSRTQTLHATAIARPNRHGSVAQALADAEARAEALAARLLRPLPVDAYVPNPPMRGEAEISVSWDRAGYEAAVERVKEYIRAGDCMQVVLARRFEARGAPPPLSLYRSLRRINPSPYLFHIELGEARALVGASPELLVQVRDGDVVVRPIAGTRRRGATEAEDQALEKELLADEKERAEHMMLVDLGRNDVGRVAAPGTVRVEDMMIIERYSHVMHIVSQVRGKLDAKYDALDALAYTFPAGTVSGAPKIRAMQIIDELEPVRRGPYAGAVGYLSFCGALDLAIALRTFYIDGDRTLWEAGAGLVADSVPSKEADETEAKARVLATALKQAREGGVR; encoded by the coding sequence ATGAACGCTCAGGAGCGCAAGGCGGCCTACCGCCAACGCGCGGAGAAGGGCGAGGCGGTCCCCGTCTCGGTCGTGCTCCCCGCCGACCTCGACACCCCGCTGTCCGCCTACCTCAAGCTCGGGGGCGCGCGAGGTTTCATCCTCGAGTCCTGCCATGGTGGCGAGCGCTTCGGCCGCTACAGCCACATCGGCACCGCACCCTCCGGCCGGCTCCGGCTCGACCGCACCGGCGGCACCCTCTGGCGCGGCGAGCAGCAGCAGCGTTTCGATGGCGCTCCGCTCGACGTCCTCCGCTCCGTCTGGCGCGACCACGCCGTGGCCAAGCTCCCCGGTGAGCCTCCGTTCGTCGGCGGCCTCGTGGGCTACCTCGGCTACAACTGCATGTCCTGGTTCGAGCGCCACGTGCCCGACCGGCACACCAGCGACACCTCCTTCCCCGACTCCGAGTGGCTGCTGTGCGATGAGTTCGTCACCCACGACTCGCGCACCCAGACGCTGCATGCCACCGCCATCGCCCGGCCCAACCGTCATGGCAGCGTCGCCCAGGCGCTCGCCGACGCCGAGGCCCGCGCCGAGGCCCTCGCCGCGCGGCTGCTGCGGCCGCTGCCCGTGGACGCCTATGTCCCCAACCCGCCCATGCGCGGCGAGGCGGAGATCTCCGTCAGCTGGGACCGCGCCGGCTACGAGGCCGCCGTCGAGCGCGTGAAGGAGTACATCCGCGCCGGTGACTGCATGCAGGTGGTGCTCGCCCGCCGCTTCGAGGCGCGTGGGGCGCCGCCGCCGCTCTCGCTGTACCGCTCGCTGCGCCGCATCAACCCCTCGCCCTACCTCTTCCACATCGAGCTGGGCGAGGCGCGCGCGCTGGTGGGCGCCTCTCCGGAGCTGCTGGTGCAGGTGCGCGACGGAGACGTCGTGGTGCGCCCCATCGCCGGCACCCGCCGCCGTGGCGCCACCGAGGCCGAGGACCAGGCCCTGGAGAAGGAGCTGCTCGCCGACGAGAAGGAGCGCGCCGAGCACATGATGCTGGTGGACCTGGGCCGCAACGACGTGGGCCGCGTGGCGGCTCCCGGCACGGTGCGCGTCGAGGACATGATGATCATCGAGCGCTACAGCCACGTGATGCACATCGTCTCGCAGGTGCGCGGCAAGCTCGACGCGAAGTACGACGCGCTCGATGCCCTGGCGTACACCTTCCCGGCGGGCACGGTGTCGGGGGCTCCCAAGATTCGCGCGATGCAGATCATCGACGAGCTGGAGCCCGTGCGCCGGGGTCCCTACGCGGGCGCGGTGGGCTACCTGTCCTTCTGCGGCGCGCTGGACCTGGCCATCGCCCTGCGCACCTTCTACATCGACGGGGACCGCACGCTGTGGGAAGCGGGCGCGGGACTCGTGGCGGACTCGGTGCCCTCGAAGGAAGCGGACGAGACGGAGGCCAAGGCGCGGGTGCTCGCCACGGCCCTGAAGCAGGCGCGTGAGGGAGGTGTGCGGTGA
- a CDS encoding anthranilate synthase component II has protein sequence MILVIDNYDSFTFNLVQLLYTLGAEVKVVRNDEIDAAGVAASGASHLVVSPGPCTPHEAGVSMAAIRGAKVPVLGVCLGHQSIGAVFGGNVVRAPEPVHGKTASIRHEGRSIFEGMPVGFQAARYHSLVVDAGTLPAELEATAWTPDGLIMGLRHRALPVVGVQFHPESVLTPEGPRLVRNFLDGKL, from the coding sequence GTGATCCTCGTCATCGACAACTACGACTCGTTCACCTTCAACCTCGTGCAGCTGCTGTACACGCTGGGCGCCGAGGTGAAGGTGGTGCGCAACGATGAGATCGACGCCGCGGGCGTGGCGGCTTCGGGCGCCTCGCACCTGGTGGTGTCACCGGGGCCGTGCACGCCGCACGAGGCCGGGGTGAGCATGGCGGCCATCCGCGGCGCGAAGGTGCCGGTGCTGGGCGTGTGCCTGGGCCACCAGTCCATCGGGGCCGTCTTCGGCGGCAACGTGGTGCGGGCGCCCGAGCCGGTGCACGGCAAGACGGCGTCCATCCGCCACGAGGGCCGGAGCATCTTCGAGGGCATGCCCGTGGGCTTCCAGGCCGCGCGCTACCACTCGCTGGTGGTGGACGCGGGGACGCTGCCGGCGGAGCTGGAGGCGACGGCGTGGACGCCGGATGGGCTCATCATGGGGCTGCGGCACCGGGCGCTGCCGGTGGTGGGCGTGCAGTTCCACCCGGAGAGCGTCCTCACGCCCGAGGGCCCCCGGCTGGTGCGCAACTTCCTCGACGGGAAGCTGTAG
- a CDS encoding HTTM domain-containing protein, with product MDPASLVAYRVVFGLLMGVAVARFFAYGWIHEHYLAPRVLFPYAGLEWIRPWPGVGMYVHFALMGLGALGITLGIAYRASALTFVLTFTYAHLIDKTYYLNHYYFISLAGVLMAALPLDMKGRSHVPAWWLWLLRAQVGLVYFFGGVAKLKSDWLVHAQPMKIWLAASTDLPVLGRLFEQPWAPHAFSVAGAVFDLCVVPALLWKRTRWLAYAAVVGFHIITRMLFPIGMFPWLMMAGALLFFPPDWPRRLASWLRRAPVKDSAPEPSPVSPSSRSWLGPVLAVAFLGVQLFLPLRHLLYPGDVMWTEEGFRFSWNVMLMEKNGVAEFHVSEPATGKRWVVSPGQHLSPYQVKMMATQPDMLLTFAHYLARHFAEQGHPGVEVRVDAFASLNGRPRQRLVDPSVNLAAVGPWDSVHGWVLPFREVAPP from the coding sequence GTGGACCCGGCCTCGCTGGTGGCGTACCGGGTCGTCTTCGGGCTGCTGATGGGGGTCGCCGTCGCGCGCTTCTTCGCGTACGGATGGATCCACGAGCACTACCTGGCGCCCAGGGTGCTGTTCCCGTACGCGGGGCTGGAGTGGATCCGACCGTGGCCGGGCGTGGGCATGTACGTCCACTTCGCGCTGATGGGGCTGGGAGCGCTGGGCATCACCCTGGGAATCGCATACCGGGCGAGCGCGCTCACGTTCGTGCTCACCTTCACGTACGCGCACCTCATCGACAAGACGTACTACCTCAACCACTACTACTTCATCTCGCTGGCCGGGGTGCTGATGGCAGCGCTCCCGTTGGACATGAAGGGGCGGAGCCACGTGCCCGCGTGGTGGCTGTGGCTGCTGCGAGCGCAGGTGGGGCTCGTGTACTTCTTCGGCGGGGTGGCGAAGCTGAAGAGCGACTGGCTCGTCCACGCACAGCCGATGAAAATCTGGCTCGCGGCGAGCACGGACCTGCCGGTGCTCGGCCGGCTCTTCGAGCAACCCTGGGCGCCGCACGCCTTCAGCGTTGCTGGAGCGGTGTTCGACCTATGCGTGGTGCCCGCGCTGCTGTGGAAGCGGACGCGGTGGCTCGCCTACGCGGCCGTGGTGGGCTTCCACATCATCACGCGGATGCTCTTCCCCATTGGCATGTTTCCATGGCTGATGATGGCGGGGGCTCTGCTCTTCTTCCCACCGGACTGGCCCCGGCGGCTCGCGAGCTGGTTGCGACGCGCGCCGGTGAAGGACTCCGCACCTGAGCCATCCCCCGTCTCGCCCTCGAGCCGCTCCTGGCTCGGACCCGTGTTGGCGGTGGCCTTCCTCGGGGTGCAGCTCTTCCTGCCACTGCGGCACCTGCTCTACCCGGGTGACGTGATGTGGACGGAGGAGGGCTTCCGCTTCTCGTGGAACGTGATGCTGATGGAGAAGAACGGGGTGGCCGAGTTCCACGTGAGCGAGCCCGCCACGGGGAAGCGCTGGGTGGTGTCCCCGGGCCAGCACCTCTCGCCCTACCAGGTGAAGATGATGGCCACGCAGCCGGACATGCTGCTGACGTTCGCGCACTACCTCGCGCGCCACTTCGCCGAGCAGGGGCACCCGGGCGTCGAGGTGCGCGTGGACGCCTTCGCGAGCCTCAATGGCCGGCCCCGCCAGCGGCTCGTGGACCCGAGCGTGAACCTGGCCGCGGTGGGACCGTGGGACAGCGTGCACGGATGGGTGCTGCCCTTCCGCGAGGTGGCGCCTCCCTGA